A region of the Candidatus Anoxymicrobium japonicum genome:
TGATCAGTGATTTCAGTATCAAGCGCAAAATAATCATGATAGGGATTGTCCATGGCCTGATATCGCTTGGAGCCGTGATATCGCTTCTCGCGAAGTTTGCAAACCTGTCCACATTAAATCTGCTGCTGCTGTCGGTCATACTGTTTGTGGTGGTTCTGGTCGGGGAAACCATTTACGTGTTGATCATCCACTGGGCTTTCAAAACCGCGTTGAACCCGGTCATCGAGTTCTCGCATTCTATAGCCAGTGGCGACATGACCGCGCACCTGCGGTCGAGCTCCAATGACATAATCGGCCAGTTGATAGACGCTGAAAACGCGATGGTGGATGGGTTGCGTATAATTCTCGAAAAGTTGCGAGAGGCCTCGACGCACGTGAGTTCCACCGCGGAAGAACTGGCGGCGTCTTCCGATGAAGTTATGGCATCGGCACAGGAGGTGTCTTCGACCGTCGAACAGATATCCAGGGGCGCCGAATCGCAGGCGAGATCCGTTGAAGAGACGTCGGAGATCATCAGTGAGATCGCGGACATGGCGTCAAACGTCGCCGATCAGGCGAAATCGTCGGCTGAAACAGGGCGCGCGGCCAATGAGATCGCGCGCGCCGGTTCTCTCAGCGCTGAAAACGCGGCTACCAGAATACTTGAAATGAAGCAGGCTATGGATAGCGCGACAGGAATAATGCAGGGGCTCAGCGACAGATCGATGCAGATCGGGCTCATTGTTGACGTAATAACGCATATCGCGGAACAGACCAACATGCTCGCGCTCAACGCGGCCATAGAGGCCAGTCGCGCCGGAGAGCACGGCCGCGGCTTCGCGGTGGTGGCGGAAGAAGTGCGGAATCTCGCCGAGAGCAGCCGCAAGGCGGCCGACCAGATTTCCAGAATGATCAAGGACACTGAAAGTGAGACTGCGCGGGCGCTGAAGGCTGTTGATAGCGGCAAGGGAATAATCGACAGTTCTATCGATGTAATACAGTCGACGCTTGACGCGCTGATGCACGTGGCGCAAATCGTAGAAGACATGGCGATAGGCGCCGAGTCCGTTTACAGAGCGTCCGAGGCTCAACGTGACGGTTCTGATCGCGTGGTCAAGTCATCGCATGACATAGCGGCGATAGCGGAAGAGGCTGCCGCGGGCACACAGGAGGCGTCCGCCGCCGCGAATCAGCAAACGGCTTCAATGGAGGAGATGAGAGCGTCGATCCAGGAGCTCGCGAGGCTATCTATCGAAATGAAGAAGCTCGTGGACGATTTCAAGCTTCAAGAGGAGTGACATGGCATCAGGCGACAGTTCGTTTGATATCGTTAGCAAGGTAGATATTCCCGAGTTGGACAACGCGCTCAACCAGGCGCGCAAAGAGATCGACAACAGGTATGACTTCAAAGGCGCCGGATCCAGAATAGAGAGCACTCACGAGACGATAACCGCGCACTCGGCTGACGAGTTTCACCTGAACGCGATAATAGAGGTGATAGAGACACGGCTCACTCGCCGGAACGTGCCGATAAAAGCGATATCATGGGGCGCCGTACAGCCCGGTTCCAAGGGAACCGTAAAGCGCGAGGCCGCGATACTGCAGGGCATAGACCAGGACAAGGCCAGGGAAATCACCAAGTTTATCAAAGGCGTAGACAAAAAAATCAACGTGACGATCCAGAAAGATCAGGTGCGCGTCTCGAGCAAGAGCAAAGACTCTCTGCAAAACGTAATCAAAGCCGTGAAAGAACACGACTTCGTGCTTCCTCTCCAGTTCTCAAACTACCGGTAATTGGTAGAACCGGGATATTGCAATGACACTCTCTTCTGTTGAGATTTCCGGCGCCGACACGCATGGACGTCGTTACCTTCTTGTGACCCTGGGCTGCTTCAAAAACGAGGTGGAATCGGATCTGTTGCGGAGTGATTTGTCGGCGCTGGGGCTCTCAGAGACGCGTGCCGTCGAGTCATGCGATGTTGTTTTCGTAATGACGTGCGGGTTTATTCGCGAGGCGTGCGACGAGGGAATTGACAGTATCCTGGAGCTGGAAGAGATGGTGTCGAGGCTGACGCCGCGCCCTCCAGTGCTGATTCTCGGTTGCATGGCGCAACGTTACGGCGCCGGGTTGATGAGCGAGATGCCAGAGGTGTCTGGCGCACTGGGTAGAAACTGGCGGGCTGAACTGGCTATTGCGCTGCGCGAAACGCTCTCGGGCGGCAGGTACGAAGGCGCCTCGCAATTCCCGCGCTTGAGCGACGAATCGAGAACGGTGGATTCTTCGGAAAATGCCACGCTTTACGTGCGCGTCGCGGACGGTTGCGACCGCGCTTGCAGGTTTTGCGCGATACCATCCATACGTGGTCCGCTTGTGAGCCGGCAACCGTGTGACGTGCTCGACGAGATAAGGCGGTTGTGTTCCGGCCGGGAGAGAGAGGTCGTTCTGCTGGCGCAGGATCTCACTTCGTACGGTCGCGATTTGCCGACCGGGTCAACCGACCTGGCGCGAATTGTCGCCGATATTTCTGGGATCGAAGGAGTGAAGTGGCTGCGAATGCTTTATTTGCAGCCAGAAGGAATCACCGATCGTCTAATAGAGGAGGTCGCGGGCAACCCGCTCGTTTGCGACTACTTCGATATCCCGTTCCAGCACGCGAGCGCGAGCGTGTTGAGGCGCATGGGCAGGACGGGTTCCGGCGTTGAGCACCTCGGATTGCTTGCAAGGATAAGAGAATCTATTCCTGATGCGGCAATAAGATCCACCGTCATGGTTGGCTATCCAGGCGAGACGGAGCGGGAGTTCGAGAGTCTGACGAGCTTTGTCGCGGAAGCGCGTTTCGACTGGCTGGGCGCGTTTGTCTTCTCGCCGGAGGAGGGAACTACGGCCGCTTCCCTCAGAGATCGAGTTCCAGCCAGCGTGGCGCTTTCGCGCTATGATAAAGTTGTCGAGTTCCAGGACGAAATAGAGGCGAATCGCATTGGAAGCATGGTGGGCATGGAACTCGAAGTGGTCGTGGACGAGCTTTGTGAGATCGAGCCTTACGACCTGACAGGGCGTTCGTACAGAGAGGCCCCTGTAGTTGATGGGATGATATACCTGAAGCGCGCGTCGCGCGCGGGGTTGACGCCTGAGCCGGGCGGGTTTGTCACCGCGCGCATCACCGGAAATGAGGGACTTGATCTTGTCGGAGAAATCCAGGAGGCTCGCTAGTCTCGCAAACGTGATAACCGCGCTGCGAATAGCGCTGGCGCCTGTCGTCGTGTTGTTGCTGTTGCACAGGGGCGAGAGCCTGTTCAATATTTACAACACTCTCGTGGCCGGCGTCGTCTTTGTGGTGGCCGCGCTCACGGACAGGGTGGACGGTTACTGCGCCCGCAAGTACGACGCTGTGACGAAGCTGGGCCAGTTTCTGGATCCTCTCGCGGACAAGACACTGATGATCTCGGCGATGATCGCGCTGTGGTATGTGGGGCACGTGAACCACGTGGCCCTGTTTCCGTTCTGGGCTCTTCTGGTTGTTGTTTCACGAGAAATGCTTATCTCGAGCTTTCGAATAATCGGCACGCGCAAGGGAACATCTTTCCCTGCTTCCTGGACGGGGAAGATAAAGATGTTCTCGCAAACTGTCGTCGTGTGCGCGCTGATATTTTTCCCCCGCGCGGCAAGCGGAGCGCCTGAGACTGTTCTTCTCTATGTCATGGCAGCGTTAACGGTTTATTCGGGTATCGACTACATCATGCGCGCGCGACGAGAAATATTTGCAACTAATAATTAGGGGTCAAGCACCGTCTACCTCTCCGTCTACCGCAACCAGGGTCAGGCAACGTCTACCGCTAAAGCGGTAGACGTTGCCAGACCCCTCTACGCAGTAAAGGTAGACGGTGCCTGACCCCTGCGTGAGAGGTTGATTTCACATGAAAGAATGTTTTCCTCGCATAGGTGTTCTCACTGTTGGCGATGAGCTTCTGTCCTGTGAAACACTGGACACGAACGTTCGCTTTATCGCGTCGTCACTTGGCGAGGCCGGGTTCGTCGTTTCCCGGCATGTCACAGTTCCCGACAACGTGGAAGATATTTCGAGAGAAGTGCGCGCGCTCTCCCATGTTTGCGAAGCGGTTATCGTAACAGGCGGTCTCGGCCCCACGTCAGATGATCTTACCCGTGAGTCTATTTCCAGTGCCGTGGGCAAGGAGCTTGTTTTTCACCCGAGCCTCAAAGATGGCCTCGAGCGTTTTTTTAAGCGCCTTGGAAGGCCCATGGCAAAAGAGAATCTCTCACAGGCGTATCTGCCGCAAGGCGCGGTTGTGATTCCACCGGCCGGCGGCACCGCGCCTGGGTTCATGATCGCGCGCGGCGCGGCGCTGATCGTAGCTCTCCCCGGCGTTCCCAAAGAGATGCAGTCGATGCTTGCAACACACGTGATGCCAGAGCTGGCCAGAAGGTTTCCCACGGCCGAACTGTCGGTGACCAGGCGAATAATGACGTTTGGCATGGGAGAGTCCGATGTCGCGGGAGTTGTAGCGGATCTCATAGATGCCGGATCGGTCAAATACGGATTTCTCGCGACAGAAGGCGTTGTTGTCGTAAAACTTACCGCGCGCGGCGCTGACGCGAAGTGCGCGAACGCCATGCTCGACGTCGAGCAGGCCATGGTCGCCGAACGGCTGGGGAATCTGATATTCGCTGTGGGAGACCGATCCATGGAGGATGCCACGGGAGAGCTGTTGCGCGAACGGGCGCTGACAATCGCGACCGCGGAATCCGTTACAGCGGGAATGGTGAGTTCTAGGATCGCGAACACTCCGGGCAGTTCGGCGTATTTGCGCGGAGGGGTGGTCGCGTACAGCGCGGATGAGAAGACGCGTCTCTTAAACGTGCCCGCTAATCTTCTTGCCGATGGAGCGGTCAGCGAGGATGT
Encoded here:
- a CDS encoding YajQ family cyclic di-GMP-binding protein produces the protein MASGDSSFDIVSKVDIPELDNALNQARKEIDNRYDFKGAGSRIESTHETITAHSADEFHLNAIIEVIETRLTRRNVPIKAISWGAVQPGSKGTVKREAAILQGIDQDKAREITKFIKGVDKKINVTIQKDQVRVSSKSKDSLQNVIKAVKEHDFVLPLQFSNYR
- the rimO gene encoding 30S ribosomal protein S12 methylthiotransferase RimO, whose amino-acid sequence is MTLSSVEISGADTHGRRYLLVTLGCFKNEVESDLLRSDLSALGLSETRAVESCDVVFVMTCGFIREACDEGIDSILELEEMVSRLTPRPPVLILGCMAQRYGAGLMSEMPEVSGALGRNWRAELAIALRETLSGGRYEGASQFPRLSDESRTVDSSENATLYVRVADGCDRACRFCAIPSIRGPLVSRQPCDVLDEIRRLCSGREREVVLLAQDLTSYGRDLPTGSTDLARIVADISGIEGVKWLRMLYLQPEGITDRLIEEVAGNPLVCDYFDIPFQHASASVLRRMGRTGSGVEHLGLLARIRESIPDAAIRSTVMVGYPGETEREFESLTSFVAEARFDWLGAFVFSPEEGTTAASLRDRVPASVALSRYDKVVEFQDEIEANRIGSMVGMELEVVVDELCEIEPYDLTGRSYREAPVVDGMIYLKRASRAGLTPEPGGFVTARITGNEGLDLVGEIQEAR
- the pgsA gene encoding CDP-diacylglycerol--glycerol-3-phosphate 3-phosphatidyltransferase, which encodes MRDLILSEKSRRLASLANVITALRIALAPVVVLLLLHRGESLFNIYNTLVAGVVFVVAALTDRVDGYCARKYDAVTKLGQFLDPLADKTLMISAMIALWYVGHVNHVALFPFWALLVVVSREMLISSFRIIGTRKGTSFPASWTGKIKMFSQTVVVCALIFFPRAASGAPETVLLYVMAALTVYSGIDYIMRARREIFATNN
- a CDS encoding damage-inducible protein CinA, coding for MKECFPRIGVLTVGDELLSCETLDTNVRFIASSLGEAGFVVSRHVTVPDNVEDISREVRALSHVCEAVIVTGGLGPTSDDLTRESISSAVGKELVFHPSLKDGLERFFKRLGRPMAKENLSQAYLPQGAVVIPPAGGTAPGFMIARGAALIVALPGVPKEMQSMLATHVMPELARRFPTAELSVTRRIMTFGMGESDVAGVVADLIDAGSVKYGFLATEGVVVVKLTARGADAKCANAMLDVEQAMVAERLGNLIFAVGDRSMEDATGELLRERALTIATAESVTAGMVSSRIANTPGSSAYLRGGVVAYSADEKTRLLNVPANLLADGAVSEDVAEAMAHGARALFDSDLAIATTGIAGPGSLRENKPVGTVVIALAHEKGVLSQTYLLPGDRMRIRNVATLAALNMVRLHLA